From the Micromonospora echinospora genome, the window CGAACGCGACCTTCCTGCGCTACATCTCGCAGGTGCTGCCGACCCTGGCCGAGACCGGTGTGCTGCTGCGCACCCCGGGTGACCTCTTCCCGGGCGTGACCGCCCGTCGCGCCGAGTCGGCCCGGACCGCCGCGCTGAAGGGTCGACTGGTGATGACCGAGGTGCTCGCCGGCGCCGTCCGGGACCGGCAGCAGGTGCCGGACGAGCCGCTGGAGATCGAGCTGGAGCAGCGGGACGTGCTGACCCTGACCCCGCAGGTGTGCCGGGAGGCCCGGGAGCGGGCCCGCCGCTCCGGCCGGCCGCACAACCTGGCCCGCGCGCTGTTCGACATCGAGATCATCCACGCCCTCGCCGACCAGGAGGCCGACCGCATCGGCGCGGACCCGCTCGGCGGGGAGAACCTGCTCGACGAGGCCGACATCGCGGAGATCCGCCGGGAACTGCGGGAGGAGCCGGGGATCCGCGCGGCGCTGGACCACCTCTGGCCGGTGCTCACCCCGCAGCGCCTGCTGGCCGACCTGTTCGCCGCCCCGGACCGCATCGCCGCCGCCGCGCCCATGCTCGACGCCGACGAGCGGGCGCTGCTGCACCGTGAACCGGGCGGGTGGGCCCCCTCCGACGCTCCCCTGCTCGACGAGGCCGCCGAACTGCTCGGCGAGGACGACCGGGCGGCGGCGGCCCGCCGGGACCGGATCCGCGCGCAGGCGCGGGAGTACGCCGAGGGCGTGCTGGAGATCTGGCGGGGCTCCCGGTCCATCGACGTGGAGGACGAGGCGGACGGCGGTGAGATCCTCGGCGTCACCGACCTGCTCGACGCCGACCGGCTCCTCGAACGGCAGGAGACCGGTGACGCGTTGACCACCGCCGAGCGGGCCGCCGCCGACCGGAACTGGGCGTTCGGGCACGTCATCGTGGACGAGGCGCAGGAACTGTCGCCGATGGCCTGGCGACTGCTGATGCGCCGCTGCCCGAGCCGGTCGCTGACCATCGTCGGTGACGTCGCGCAGACCGGCGCGCTCGCCGGCACCCCGTCCTGGCGGGAGGCGCTGGAGCCGTACGTGGCCGACCGGTGGCGGTTGGCGGAGCTGACCGTCAGCTACCGCACCCCGGCCGAGATCATGGCGGTCGCCGCCGACGTGCTCGCCCGGATCGACCCCGGACTCCGTCCACCCCGCTCGGTGCGCAGCACCGGGGTCGAGCCGGTGGAGCGTACGGTCGCCCCGGAGCGGCTCGCCGCCGAGGTGGTCGACGTGGCCCTCCGGGAGGTGGTCGACCTCGACAACGGCCGGCTCGGCGTGATCGTGCCGGCCGGACGCGTCGACGAGTTGGGCGCGGCGGTGACCGGCGCGCTGCCGGAGGCGGCGGTGGGCGAGCACCCGGAGTTGGAGAGCCAGGTCGTGGTGCTGACCGTCGCCCAGGCCAAGGGCCTGGAGTTCGACTCCGTCCTGCTGGTCGACCCGGACAGGATCGTCGCGGAGTCCCCGCGCGGCGAGAGCGACCTGTACGTCGCCCTCACCCGCGCCACCCAACGCCTGACCACCCTGGTCTGCCTCTG encodes:
- a CDS encoding HelD family protein; the encoded protein is MLYRRLDGLRDQAAHRLAEELRSDGGTMQARSQRDTVVRMYAEQVEQFSAVEQGLCFGRLDSDDGSRHYIGRIGIFDTGDDYDPLLMDWRAPAARPFYLATAANPQGVRRRRHLRTRDRKVVGLHDETLDLASASPTAHEELTGEASLLAALNASRTGRMRDIVETIQAEQDRVIRADLGGVLVVQGGPGTGKTAVALHRAAYLLYTHRRELSSRGVLLVGPNATFLRYISQVLPTLAETGVLLRTPGDLFPGVTARRAESARTAALKGRLVMTEVLAGAVRDRQQVPDEPLEIELEQRDVLTLTPQVCREARERARRSGRPHNLARALFDIEIIHALADQEADRIGADPLGGENLLDEADIAEIRRELREEPGIRAALDHLWPVLTPQRLLADLFAAPDRIAAAAPMLDADERALLHREPGGWAPSDAPLLDEAAELLGEDDRAAAARRDRIRAQAREYAEGVLEIWRGSRSIDVEDEADGGEILGVTDLLDADRLLERQETGDALTTAERAAADRNWAFGHVIVDEAQELSPMAWRLLMRRCPSRSLTIVGDVAQTGALAGTPSWREALEPYVADRWRLAELTVSYRTPAEIMAVAADVLARIDPGLRPPRSVRSTGVEPVERTVAPERLAAEVVDVALREVVDLDNGRLGVIVPAGRVDELGAAVTGALPEAAVGEHPELESQVVVLTVAQAKGLEFDSVLLVDPDRIVAESPRGESDLYVALTRATQRLTTLVCL